The nucleotide sequence ACCCGCTTGCACTTGCCCAGCAGCGTCTGCAGACGGGCCCGCGTGTCACGGGGCAGTCCGCCGTCCGGCGAGTACAGGGCGTCGATCAGCGAGACCGAGGGCCGGCACTCGACGTCGTAGGCCGCGTTCATGAACGCGGCCTTGCGGCCGTCGGCCAGTGGCTCCAATAACTTCGCGAGCGTGGCGAGGGCCTCGGGCAGATCGGCGTCCGCCAGCTCCCGCCAGTCGAAGGACTCCTCACCGACGACTACGCGGTAGTCGTCGGCGTCACCTGCTGCGTCCGGCACGGGCCAGCCTCCCCAGGTCGGTCTCGATCTGGTCGAAGAAGCCACTCGGCCAGTGGCTGAGTTCGCCCTTGTCGTTGATGGCGATGGGCAGGGTCCGGTCGTGGTCGAAGTAGTGCGTGATCATGTCCTTCGCCGGGAGGGAGCGGTCCTGGGCGACGGCGAGCCGGGCTCCGTTGAGGACATGGTCGCTGTGCGTCTCGACCAGGACCTGTACCCCGCTGCCCGCCACGCGCGCGAGGAAGCGGCCCAGCCGGGACTGCCCCGCCGGGTGCAGATGCGCCTCCGGGTTCTCCACGATCAGCAGGTCGCCCGGCTCGGTGAGCAGACCGGCGACGATGACGGGAAGGGCGTAGGAGACACCGAAACCGGTGTTGGCGGGGCGGATCTCCTCACCGCTCAGGCCCGTCTCGCCGAACCGGATGGTCCCGGCCAGGATGCCGACGGCCACCCGTGCGGTGATCCGCAGCGGACGGATGATCTCCGAGGCCCAGGCCTCGGCATGCACCCTCAGCTGTGGACCGGTCGCCTCCGGGTGGCGCAGGGGAACGCGGACCTTCGTCCGGGTGCCGACGGCTCGCGACTCGCGCAGCGCGAGGACCTGTGCCGTGAACTCACCGCGTACCCCGACGCCGATGCGGTCGGGTTCGTCGGCGGACACCGACAGGGTGTCGCGCGGGCCGAGGCGTTCCGCACAGAGGTAGGTGAAGGCAGGGTCCACGACACCCGGTCCGATACCGGGTACGACGGCCACGGGCGACCGCCGTACGTCCAGGT is from Streptomyces sp. NBC_01314 and encodes:
- a CDS encoding DUF3696 domain-containing protein; protein product: MITSLEIRGFKRFESESFELRPLTVLTGVNGGGKSTAIQSLLLARLASLSSGTVRLNGPLGLALGEARDVLNWTADTREITVRLGGPAGESWVFGFGLPDTEQALHLDVRRSPVAVVPGIGPGVVDPAFTYLCAERLGPRDTLSVSADEPDRIGVGVRGEFTAQVLALRESRAVGTRTKVRVPLRHPEATGPQLRVHAEAWASEIIRPLRITARVAVGILAGTIRFGETGLSGEEIRPANTGFGVSYALPVIVAGLLTEPGDLLIVENPEAHLHPAGQSRLGRFLARVAGSGVQVLVETHSDHVLNGARLAVAQDRSLPAKDMITHYFDHDRTLPIAINDKGELSHWPSGFFDQIETDLGRLARAGRSR